A stretch of the Methanobrevibacter sp. TMH8 genome encodes the following:
- a CDS encoding alcohol dehydrogenase catalytic domain-containing protein has product MKGLAMLRIGEIGWIEKDKPDMGPRDALVRPLALAPCTSDIHTVWEGAIGDRHNLILGHEALGVVDEVGSEVKDFKPGDKVIVPAITPDWDDEAAQRGFPSQTTGPLGGWKFSNFKDGVFGEYFHVNLADANLAHLPEGMSLEAAVMIPDMLSTGFMGAENANIPMGGSVAVLGIGPVGLAAI; this is encoded by the coding sequence ATGAAAGGATTAGCTATGTTGAGAATTGGTGAGATTGGTTGGATTGAGAAAGATAAGCCTGATATGGGTCCTAGGGATGCTTTGGTGAGGCCGTTGGCTCTTGCGCCTTGTACTTCTGATATTCATACTGTTTGGGAAGGTGCTATTGGTGATAGGCATAATCTTATTTTGGGTCATGAAGCTTTGGGTGTTGTTGATGAAGTGGGTAGTGAGGTTAAGGATTTTAAACCTGGAGATAAGGTTATTGTTCCGGCTATTACTCCTGATTGGGATGATGAAGCTGCTCAAAGAGGTTTTCCTTCACAGACTACTGGGCCGTTAGGTGGTTGGAAGTTTTCTAATTTTAAAGATGGGGTTTTTGGTGAGTATTTCCATGTGAATTTAGCTGATGCTAATTTGGCTCATTTGCCTGAGGGTATGTCTCTTGAAGCTGCTGTGATGATTCCTGATATGCTTTCTACTGGTTTTATGGGTGCTGAAAATGCCAATATTCCTATGGGTGGTTCTGTTGCTGTGCTTGGTATTGGGCCTGTTGGTTTAGCAGCTATT